CAAAAAAGGCACCTACGTAATAAATGAGGGCATAAAAGAACAACATAGAAATAAAGCCGCCCCAGGCGATATCACTATCCGTCATCCCAACGTAGATAACCACTCCTAATATTAATATTGCAAACCCTATGGTTTTTAACAATTTAGTACTTTTTTCTGTCACAAGCATCACTCCTAGATGTCTAATTACTGAATTTTACCAATATTATGAAATCTATATTGTGCGCATGTATCCCTCAACTCTACAAAGATTGCCGCTTAATTCCTTGCAGATTTGGATACATGTTATTTTTGAAATTCAAAAAATGAAAAAGTTATTCGCCTTCCTCTTCAATTGGAATTAAGTCAAAAATTTCACCTGACTCAATTTTTTCTGTTAATTTGTCGAGCCATTTGTAATAAGTTTTTGATTTTTCAAGCGTCTGAAAAGTTTCTTTTGCTTCTTCTTTTATTTCATCTGAAATACTTGTGTCTTCTATTAGTTGAGAAAGTTGAGATTGTGCTTCTTTAATAGAAGTGAGATTCAATTTGACTTCCCGTTCCCATTTTTGTGTGAAAAAATTAGTGAAAAACTGGAAAAAGTCTTTTTCTGCTACATACGTCTGTTTTCTTTTTCCTCTTCTAAAGGTTTTCTTGACAACATTAAATTCTTGCAGTTTTTTTACGCCTGTACTCATACTTGGCTTACTCATACCAAGCTTTTCCCGCATTTCATCTAATGTCATATCTCCTTCAAGGTATATGGTCCCGTAAAGCGTTCCGACGCTTCTAGTTACACCGTAAAGGTCCATCGTTTCGGCGATAGAATCCACAACGAGATCTTTAGCATTATTAATGGAGTCAAGAGCATCTTTATTATGGGAATCTTCCACTTAAATCCTCCTTTCATTTAAAAAATTAAATTCGTTTATTTTTTTCTTTACAGTTTTCTATCATAACGTAATAAAAAAAGTTGTCAAAGAAAAAATTTCTTTTATAAATATTCTTTCCCTAATATGACGGGAGGGAGAACAATTTTTAAAAGATTTATTTTTTAATTTTTCTTTGACAATAAAAAATAGAGCTGTTAGATTAAAGTTGTTCGAAACGTTAAATTTTTTTTAAACAAATTAAACATTTTTAATTTATAGAGGAGGGGTTTATTTGACACTGAAAAGAATGTACATTGACGGCGCCTGGACAGAGGCAAAGTCAAAAGAAGTAAGAACGATTATTAACCCTTATAATCAAGAAAATGTGGCAGAGGCTGCGGAAGGAAACCGTGAAGATGCAAAAGCAGCTATTCAGGCTGCTCGTACTGCTTTTGATGAAGGCAGCTGGGCAGAAACACCAGCAAATGAGAGAGGAGAGCTCGTTCAAAAGGTTGCCGATTTCATCCGTCGAGACAAAGAAGAGCTAGCTGAATTAGAATCGTTGGATACTGGCAAGACATTAGAAGAAAGCAGAGCTGATATGGATGACATCGCAAATGTCTTTCAATATTTTGCTGGTCTTGCAGATAAAGACGGCGGCGAAATGATCGCTTCTCCCATTCCAGATTCAGAAAGTAAAGTAGTACGTGAACCTGTAGGTGTCTGCGGACAAATTACTCCTTGGAATTACCCATTGCTTCAAGCAGCGTGGAAAATTGCACCGGCTTTGGCAGCTGGAAATACAATTGTTGTAAAACCAAGTGAAATTACGCCGCTTACGACAGTTAAAGTGTTTGAACTTATCGAAGAAGCAGGATTTCCAAAAGGTGTAGCCAACCTGGTACTCGGTAAAGGGGCAGACGCTGGGGCAGAATTATCCGAAAGCGTAGATGTAGACCTGGTGTCCTTTACTGGAGGAATTGAAACAGGAAAGAAAATTATGCAGGCAGCAAGCATTAATATGAAAAAAATCGCGCTTGAGCTTGGCGGAAAGAATCCTAATATCGTGTTTGCAGATGCTGATTTTGAAACAGCAGTAGATCAAGCGATGAATGCCGTATTCTTCCATGCTGGTCAAGTATGCTCTGCCGGAGCACGCTTAATTATAGAAGAAAGTATCCATGATGAATTTGTGGAAGAACTCGTAAAACGAACAAAAAATATTAAACTTGGAAATGGCTTTGATGAAAGCACGCATTCTGGTCCGCTTATTTCTGCAGAGCATCGTGATAAAGTAGAGAAGTATGTAGAAATTGGCCAGCAAGAAGGTGCCAAACTGGAAATCGGCGGTAAACGTCCAGAAGATCCTGAACTGCAAAATGGGTTCTTCTTCCTTCCAACCATCTTTACGAACTGCAGGTCAGACATGAGGATCGTTCAGGAAGAAGTATTTGGTCCAGTATTAACAATTGAAACTTTTAGTAGTAAAGAAGAAGCTGTTGCTATAGCGAACGATTCTATTTATGGCCTGGCCGGCGCTGTTTTCACAACAGATATTGCTAAAGCAGAAGAGACTGCTTCAAAACTTCGCATGGGAACAGTATGGATTAATGATTTCCACCCATACTTCGCTCAAGCTCCATGGGGTGGATACAAGCAGTCAGGAATAGGCAGAGAACTTGGTCATATTGGTTTAGAAGAATATACAGAAGTTAAACACGTATTCCGTAATAAAAAACCAGAACCTATTCACTGGTTTAAATAAATCATTACTTGCAAAATAGTCACAATCACACAAATCACAAAATAACTTTAAAA
This DNA window, taken from Alteribacillus bidgolensis, encodes the following:
- the cudC gene encoding choline uptake/conversion transcriptional regulator CudC, which encodes MEDSHNKDALDSINNAKDLVVDSIAETMDLYGVTRSVGTLYGTIYLEGDMTLDEMREKLGMSKPSMSTGVKKLQEFNVVKKTFRRGKRKQTYVAEKDFFQFFTNFFTQKWEREVKLNLTSIKEAQSQLSQLIEDTSISDEIKEEAKETFQTLEKSKTYYKWLDKLTEKIESGEIFDLIPIEEEGE
- the betB gene encoding betaine-aldehyde dehydrogenase, with protein sequence MYIDGAWTEAKSKEVRTIINPYNQENVAEAAEGNREDAKAAIQAARTAFDEGSWAETPANERGELVQKVADFIRRDKEELAELESLDTGKTLEESRADMDDIANVFQYFAGLADKDGGEMIASPIPDSESKVVREPVGVCGQITPWNYPLLQAAWKIAPALAAGNTIVVKPSEITPLTTVKVFELIEEAGFPKGVANLVLGKGADAGAELSESVDVDLVSFTGGIETGKKIMQAASINMKKIALELGGKNPNIVFADADFETAVDQAMNAVFFHAGQVCSAGARLIIEESIHDEFVEELVKRTKNIKLGNGFDESTHSGPLISAEHRDKVEKYVEIGQQEGAKLEIGGKRPEDPELQNGFFFLPTIFTNCRSDMRIVQEEVFGPVLTIETFSSKEEAVAIANDSIYGLAGAVFTTDIAKAEETASKLRMGTVWINDFHPYFAQAPWGGYKQSGIGRELGHIGLEEYTEVKHVFRNKKPEPIHWFK